One genomic segment of Tursiops truncatus isolate mTurTru1 chromosome 11, mTurTru1.mat.Y, whole genome shotgun sequence includes these proteins:
- the AICDA gene encoding single-stranded DNA cytosine deaminase has product MLPHFLPPLTHSLLMKRRKFLYHFKNVRWAKGRHETYLCYVVKRRDSATSFSLDFGHLRNKAGCHVELLFLRYISDWDLDPGRCYRVTWFTSWSPCYDCARHVADFLRGYPNLSLRIFTARLYFCDKERKAEPEGLRRLHRAGVQIAIMTFKDYFYCWNTFVENHERTFKAWEGLHENSVRLSRQLRRILLPLYEVDDLRDAFRTLGL; this is encoded by the exons ATGCTCCCacacttcctccctcctctcacccaCAGCCTCCTGATGAAGAGGAGGAAGTTTCTTTACCACTTCAAAAACGTGCGCTGGGCTAAGGGCCGCCATGAAACCTACTTGTGCTACGTGGTGAAGCGACGGGATAGCGCCACCTCCTTCTCACTGGACTTTGGGCACCTTCGAAACAAG gCGGGATGCCACGTGGAATTGCTCTTCCTCCGCTACATCTCCGACTGGGACCTGGACCCCGGGCGGTGCTACCGTGTCACCTGGTTCACGTCTTGGAGCCCCTGCTACGACTGCGCGCGGCACGTGGCCGACTTCCTGAGAGGGTACCCCAATCTGAGTCTGAGGATCTTCACAGCGCGCCTCTACTTCTGCGACAAGGAACGCAAGGCGGAGCCCGAGGGGCTGAGGCGGCTGCACCGCGCTGGGGTCCAAATCGCCATTATGACCTTCAAAG attatttttattgctggAATACTTTTGTGGAAAATCATGAAAGAACTTTCAAAGCCTGGGAGGGGCTGCATGAAAATTCGGTTCGTCTGTCCAGACAGCTTCGACGCATCCTTTTG CCCCTATATGAGGTTGATGACTTACGAGATGCATTTCGTACTTTGGGACTTTGA
- the MFAP5 gene encoding microfibrillar-associated protein 5 isoform X3, whose product MLLLGPKVLLFLTVLIIPSDDVTPVTPETFTEDPNLVNDPATDETVLADIKPPTDDLASPDKNTTTECRDEKFACTRLYSVHRPVKQCIHQLCFTSLRRMYIINNEVCSRLVCKEHEVMKDELCRQMAGLPPRRLRRSSYFRLPPCDDVNLQRPSGL is encoded by the exons ATGCTGCTTTTGGGACCCAAAGTGCTGCTGTTTCTCACTGTACTCATCATTCCCTCTG ATGATGTGACTCCAGTGACTCCAGAGACATTCACAGAAGATCCTA ATCTGGTGAATGATCCTGCTACAGATGAAACAG TTCTGGCCGATATCAAGCCTCCCACAGATGACCTGG CCTCGCCCGATAAAAATACCACCACAG AGTGCCGGGATGAGAAATTTGCCTGCACAAGACTCTACTCTGTGCATCGGCCAGTGAAGCAATGCATCCATCAATTATGCTTTACCAG TTTACGGCGTATGTACATCATCAACAATGAGGTCTGCTCCCGTCTTGTCTGTAAAGAGCATGAAGTTATGAAAG ATGAACTTTGCCGTCAGATGGCTGGTCTACCCCCAAGGCGACTCCGTCGCTCCAGCTATTTCCGCCTTCCCCCCTGTGATGATGTGAACTTGCAGAGACCCAGTGGTCTGTGA
- the MFAP5 gene encoding microfibrillar-associated protein 5 isoform X5 translates to MLLLGPKVLLFLTVLIIPSDLVNDPATDETVLADIKPPTDDLASPDKNTTTECRDEKFACTRLYSVHRPVKQCIHQLCFTSLRRMYIINNEVCSRLVCKEHEVMKDELCRQMAGLPPRRLRRSSYFRLPPCDDVNLQRPSGL, encoded by the exons ATGCTGCTTTTGGGACCCAAAGTGCTGCTGTTTCTCACTGTACTCATCATTCCCTCTG ATCTGGTGAATGATCCTGCTACAGATGAAACAG TTCTGGCCGATATCAAGCCTCCCACAGATGACCTGG CCTCGCCCGATAAAAATACCACCACAG AGTGCCGGGATGAGAAATTTGCCTGCACAAGACTCTACTCTGTGCATCGGCCAGTGAAGCAATGCATCCATCAATTATGCTTTACCAG TTTACGGCGTATGTACATCATCAACAATGAGGTCTGCTCCCGTCTTGTCTGTAAAGAGCATGAAGTTATGAAAG ATGAACTTTGCCGTCAGATGGCTGGTCTACCCCCAAGGCGACTCCGTCGCTCCAGCTATTTCCGCCTTCCCCCCTGTGATGATGTGAACTTGCAGAGACCCAGTGGTCTGTGA
- the MFAP5 gene encoding microfibrillar-associated protein 5 isoform X4 codes for MLLLGPKVLLFLTVLIIPSDDVTPVTPETFTEDPNLVNDPATDETVLADIKPPTDDLECRDEKFACTRLYSVHRPVKQCIHQLCFTSLRRMYIINNEVCSRLVCKEHEVMKDELCRQMAGLPPRRLRRSSYFRLPPCDDVNLQRPSGL; via the exons ATGCTGCTTTTGGGACCCAAAGTGCTGCTGTTTCTCACTGTACTCATCATTCCCTCTG ATGATGTGACTCCAGTGACTCCAGAGACATTCACAGAAGATCCTA ATCTGGTGAATGATCCTGCTACAGATGAAACAG TTCTGGCCGATATCAAGCCTCCCACAGATGACCTGG AGTGCCGGGATGAGAAATTTGCCTGCACAAGACTCTACTCTGTGCATCGGCCAGTGAAGCAATGCATCCATCAATTATGCTTTACCAG TTTACGGCGTATGTACATCATCAACAATGAGGTCTGCTCCCGTCTTGTCTGTAAAGAGCATGAAGTTATGAAAG ATGAACTTTGCCGTCAGATGGCTGGTCTACCCCCAAGGCGACTCCGTCGCTCCAGCTATTTCCGCCTTCCCCCCTGTGATGATGTGAACTTGCAGAGACCCAGTGGTCTGTGA
- the MFAP5 gene encoding microfibrillar-associated protein 5 isoform X2 codes for MLLLGPKVLLFLTVLIIPSDWTPLGVNSQRGDDVTPVTPETFTEDPNLVNDPATDETVLADIKPPTDDLECRDEKFACTRLYSVHRPVKQCIHQLCFTSLRRMYIINNEVCSRLVCKEHEVMKDELCRQMAGLPPRRLRRSSYFRLPPCDDVNLQRPSGL; via the exons ATGCTGCTTTTGGGACCCAAAGTGCTGCTGTTTCTCACTGTACTCATCATTCCCTCTG ACTGGACACCCCTAGGGGTCAACAGCCAAAGAGGAG ATGATGTGACTCCAGTGACTCCAGAGACATTCACAGAAGATCCTA ATCTGGTGAATGATCCTGCTACAGATGAAACAG TTCTGGCCGATATCAAGCCTCCCACAGATGACCTGG AGTGCCGGGATGAGAAATTTGCCTGCACAAGACTCTACTCTGTGCATCGGCCAGTGAAGCAATGCATCCATCAATTATGCTTTACCAG TTTACGGCGTATGTACATCATCAACAATGAGGTCTGCTCCCGTCTTGTCTGTAAAGAGCATGAAGTTATGAAAG ATGAACTTTGCCGTCAGATGGCTGGTCTACCCCCAAGGCGACTCCGTCGCTCCAGCTATTTCCGCCTTCCCCCCTGTGATGATGTGAACTTGCAGAGACCCAGTGGTCTGTGA
- the MFAP5 gene encoding microfibrillar-associated protein 5 isoform X1, which yields MLLLGPKVLLFLTVLIIPSDWTPLGVNSQRGDDVTPVTPETFTEDPNLVNDPATDETVLADIKPPTDDLASPDKNTTTECRDEKFACTRLYSVHRPVKQCIHQLCFTSLRRMYIINNEVCSRLVCKEHEVMKDELCRQMAGLPPRRLRRSSYFRLPPCDDVNLQRPSGL from the exons ATGCTGCTTTTGGGACCCAAAGTGCTGCTGTTTCTCACTGTACTCATCATTCCCTCTG ACTGGACACCCCTAGGGGTCAACAGCCAAAGAGGAG ATGATGTGACTCCAGTGACTCCAGAGACATTCACAGAAGATCCTA ATCTGGTGAATGATCCTGCTACAGATGAAACAG TTCTGGCCGATATCAAGCCTCCCACAGATGACCTGG CCTCGCCCGATAAAAATACCACCACAG AGTGCCGGGATGAGAAATTTGCCTGCACAAGACTCTACTCTGTGCATCGGCCAGTGAAGCAATGCATCCATCAATTATGCTTTACCAG TTTACGGCGTATGTACATCATCAACAATGAGGTCTGCTCCCGTCTTGTCTGTAAAGAGCATGAAGTTATGAAAG ATGAACTTTGCCGTCAGATGGCTGGTCTACCCCCAAGGCGACTCCGTCGCTCCAGCTATTTCCGCCTTCCCCCCTGTGATGATGTGAACTTGCAGAGACCCAGTGGTCTGTGA